ACGAAAAAATAATCTTTTCCATGGACCTCACCCGGTCGCGGGGGACGGGTCGTATAAGAAACCGAATATTCCAGATTCGGCACCTTCTGTGCCACCTCTCTGCAAAGAGAAGTCTTTCCCGCCCCTGAGGGGGCGG
Above is a genomic segment from Candidatus Paceibacterota bacterium containing:
- a CDS encoding guanylate kinase, which produces MDKKGIIFVVSAPSGAGKTSLCREVAQKVPNLEYSVSYTTRPPRPGEVHGKDYFFV